The Euphorbia lathyris chromosome 2, ddEupLath1.1, whole genome shotgun sequence genome includes a window with the following:
- the LOC136216575 gene encoding uncharacterized protein, with amino-acid sequence MGSGKRSRKAIDDDSDLESVDDLENENLMMEDDDDDDEVEEDEDVDRDEVSHETADESEEDGRMQYDIGKDAEIEDLEKDYMNLRNQEQDILKNLKRHKQEDILKGQAVKNQKALWDKTLELRFLLHKPFSNSNKLPQESVRSSFCDSNEGVSAAYSDLITSSKKTLDSLLELEEALLEKNPSICQSSDGNSGNSKKLSNNSKSSDVESDEEWSRISEMHKRIAAFRDKSIDKWQRKAQVTTGAAAIKSKLQAFNQNISEQVASYMRDPSRMTKQMQLSRSAVRVFGTAPEELGNANKEDATADGDPELIDDSEFYQQLLKEFFETVDPTSSEMAFYALKKMRTKKRKIVDRRASKSRKIRYNVHEKIVNFMAPRAVNIPPMAPKLFSSLFGLKTQQLASPV; translated from the exons ATGGGGTCGGGGAAGCGATCGAGAAAAGCAATTGATGATGACAGCGATTTGGAAAGTGTCGATGATCTGGAAAATGAGAACCTAATG atggaagatgatgatgatgatgatgaagtggaggaagatgaagatgtAGACAGAGATGAGGTTTCCCATGAAACGGCAGATGAGAGCGAGGAAGATGGACGAATGCAGTATGATATCGGTAAAGATGCTGAGATTGAAGACCTTGAGAAGGATTACATGAATCTTCGTAACCAAGAGCA GGACATATTGAAGAATCTTAAACGCCATAAGCAGGAAGATATTCTTAAAGGTCAAGCAGTGAAGAACCAAAAg GCTCTCTGGGACAAAACACTCGAGCTTAGATTCTTACTTCATAAAccattttcaaattcaaataagTTGCCTCAG gaatcAGTTAGGTCTTCATTTTGTGATTCAAATGAGGGAGTCAGTGCAGCTTATTCTGATCTGATTACTTCATCTAAAAAGACATTGGACTCACTCTTGGAACTCGAGGAG GCTCTGCTTGAGAAGAATCCTTCTATTTGTCAATCTTCCGATG GTAATTCTGGGAATTCAAAGAAGCTTTCAAACAATTCCAAAAGTTCTGATGTGGAAAGCGATGAAGAATGGTCGCGGATTTCTGAAATGCACAAAAG AATAGCTGCTTTCAGAGACAAATCAATTGATAAATGGCAGAGAAAAGCACAAGTAACAACTGGTGCTGCTGCTATTAAAAGCAAATTGCAGGCCTTTAATCAG AATATAAGTGAGCAAGTTGCTTCCTACATGAGGGATCCAAGTCGAATGACAAAGCAAATGCAACTAAGCAGATCAGCAGTTCGTGTATTTGGAACT GCTCCTGAGGAACTGGGAAATGCCAACAAAGAG GATGCAACTGCTGATGGTGATCCCGAACTCATCGATGATTCTGAATTTTATCAGCAATTACTGAAGGAATTCTTTGAGACAGTTGATCCCACATCCTCTG AGATGGCTTTCTATGCTCTGAAAAAAATGCGAACTAAGAAGAGAAAGATTGTTGATAGGCGTGCCTCAAAGAGTCGTAAGATCAG GTACAATGTTCATGAAAAAATTGTGAATTTCATGGCTCCTCGGGCAGTAAACATCCCTCCAATGGCTCCCAAGTTGTTTTCGAGTTTGTTTGGGCTCAAGACCCAGCAACTTGCATCACCGGTTTAA